One genomic segment of Sminthopsis crassicaudata isolate SCR6 chromosome 2, ASM4859323v1, whole genome shotgun sequence includes these proteins:
- the LOC141556247 gene encoding acyl-coenzyme A thioesterase 1-like, whose product MWRSAGAAFRALSGFGRQPLRTLSASPSGAQKGVTLSVSPPVGLADEPLHIQVQGLSPGEPVTVRALAVSYYGRLFQSCAHYEADSIGALDLTKDPSQGGDYTGVEPMGLMWSLTPAGMENPYIRMVQRSVLKKPLKLEVTVHQAHNQTGLLLGQVLASARVERWYATPEIRAIRVREGTVRGSFFLPPGDGPFPGVIDMFGDEGGLHEFRASLLACRGFATLALPYFAFEDLPPIMKDLNLDYFAQAAKFVQNHPKVKGPKIGVIGSGKGAELAFSMATFLPDVAAVVSINGCISNTGTTLQCGQVILPGLPFDLDKITVTSSGVYDVKEALVDPLDPAYGDSLIPIEKANSHFLFVVGEDDKQWNSSLYADLAIKRLEEHGKKNYTLLSYPNAGHRIDPPNSPFFPVALDRWLGVPILGGGQCRAHAIAQEESWKKILEFLKMHLE is encoded by the exons ATGTGGCGGTCGGCCGGGGCCGCGTTCCGAGCCTTGTCGGGCTTCGGCCGGCAGCCCCTGCGCACCCTCTCGGCGTCCCCCAGCGGCGCCCAGAAGGGCGTGACGTTGAGCGTGTCGCCCCCGGTGGGCCTGGCGGACGAGCCGCTGCACATCCAGGTGCAGGGCTTGAGCCCCGGCGAGCCCGTGACGGTGCGGGCACTGGCCGTCAGCTACTACGGCCGCCTCTTCCAGTCGTGCGCCCATTACGAGGCCGACAGCATCGGGGCGCTGGACCTGACCAAGGACCCCTCTCAGGGCGGCGACTACACGGGCGTGGAGCCCATGGGGCTGATGTGGAGCCTGACCCCGGCCGGCATGGAAAACCCCTACATCCGCATGGTGCAGCGCAGTGTGCTCAAGAAGCCTCTCAAGCTCGAGGTGACCGTGCACCAGGCGCACAACCAGACCGGGCTGCTGCTGGGCCAGGTGCTGGCCTCGGCCAGGGTGGAGCGCTGGTACGCCACCCCCGAGATACGGGCCATCAGGGTCCGCGAGGGCACCGTCCGAGGGTCCTTCTTCCTGCCCCCAG GGGATGGTCCATTTCCTGGTGTGATTGACATGTTCGGTGACGAAGGGGGACTACATGAATTTCGAGCTAGTCTTCTTGCTTGTCGAGGCTTTGCTACCCTAGCTTTGCCATATTTTGCTTTTGAAGATCTACCTCCCATCATGAAAGATTTAAATCTTGACTATTTTGCTCAGGCTGCTAAATTTGTGCAGAATCACCCAAAG GTGAAAGGTCCCAAAATTGGAGTGATTGGATCAGGCAAAGGAGCAGAACTGGCCTTCTCAATGGCCACCTTCCTCCCTGATGTAGCTGCTGTGGTCAGTATCAATGGGTGCATCTCCAACACGGGCACCACTCTTCAGTGTGGCCAAGTGATCCTTCCAGGGCTTCCCTTTGACCTGGATAAAATCACTGTCACTTCCTCAGGAGTGTATGATGTTAAAGAAGCCCTTGTAGACCCCTTGGATCCTGCTTATGGTGACAGCCTTATCCCCATAGAAAAGGctaactctcattttctttttgtggttgGAGAAGATGACAAACAGTGGAATAGCTCTTTGTATGCTGACTTGGCAATCAAGCGCCTAGAAGagcatgggaaaaaaaattacactctTCTGAGTTACCCTAATGCAGGTCATCGAATTGATCCACCCAATAGTCCCTTTTTTCCAGTTGCCTTGGATCGGTGGCTGGGAGTCCCTATTCTGGGTGGGGGTCAGTGTAGAGCCCATGCCATTGCTCAGGAGGAATCTTGGAAGAAGATCTTAGAGTTTCTGAAGATGCATCTAGAGTGA